In Salinibacterium sp. dk2585, a single window of DNA contains:
- the prfA gene encoding peptide chain release factor 1 — MFESVAVLLAEHEDLQTQLSDPALHADAARAKKVNRRYAELSQIKSAHEHWVQAQQDLAAAKELAKEDSAFAEEIPALEEAVATTQEKLRRLLIPRDPDDGRDVIMEIKGGEGGAESALFAADLLRMYLQYAASMGWKTEMLESDESDLGGYKNVQVAIKSNASDPSQGVWAHLKYEGGVHRVQRVPVTETQGRIHTSTTGVLVFPEVDAPEEVQINQNDLKIDVYRSSGPGGQSVNTTDSAVRITHLPTGIVVSMQNEKSQLQNREAGMRVLRARILARQQEEIAAAASDARKSQIRTMDRSERIRTYNFPENRIADHRTGYKAYNLDSVMNGALGPVIESCIQFDEEARLADLGDQS, encoded by the coding sequence GTGTTCGAGTCAGTAGCCGTGCTGCTGGCCGAGCACGAGGACCTGCAGACGCAGCTATCCGACCCGGCCCTGCACGCCGACGCGGCGCGAGCCAAGAAGGTCAACCGCCGCTACGCCGAGCTCAGCCAGATCAAGTCGGCACACGAGCACTGGGTGCAGGCCCAGCAGGATCTCGCCGCGGCGAAGGAACTCGCCAAGGAAGATTCCGCCTTCGCGGAGGAGATCCCGGCGCTCGAAGAGGCCGTGGCGACGACGCAGGAGAAGCTTCGGCGCCTGCTGATCCCGCGCGACCCCGACGACGGTCGTGACGTGATCATGGAGATCAAGGGCGGTGAGGGCGGCGCCGAGAGCGCACTCTTCGCGGCCGACCTCCTGCGCATGTACCTCCAGTACGCGGCGAGCATGGGGTGGAAGACCGAGATGCTCGAGAGCGACGAGAGCGACCTCGGCGGCTACAAGAACGTGCAGGTGGCCATCAAGTCCAACGCGAGCGACCCGTCGCAGGGCGTGTGGGCCCACCTCAAGTACGAGGGTGGCGTGCACCGCGTGCAGCGTGTCCCCGTGACGGAGACACAGGGTCGAATCCACACCTCCACGACGGGCGTGCTCGTCTTTCCCGAGGTGGATGCGCCTGAAGAGGTGCAGATCAACCAGAACGACCTCAAGATCGACGTCTACCGTTCGAGCGGCCCAGGCGGCCAGTCGGTCAACACGACCGACTCCGCCGTGCGCATCACGCACCTCCCGACCGGCATCGTCGTGTCGATGCAGAACGAGAAGAGCCAGCTGCAGAACCGCGAGGCCGGCATGCGCGTCCTCCGTGCCCGCATCCTCGCGCGCCAGCAGGAGGAGATCGCGGCGGCTGCCTCCGACGCCCGCAAGAGCCAGATCCGCACGATGGACCGCTCGGAGCGCATCCGCACCTACAACTTCCCCGAGAACCGCATCGCCGATCACCGCACGGGCTACAAGGCCTACAACCTTGACAGCGTCATGAACGGTGCGCTCGGACCGGTCATCGAGTCATGCATCCAGTTCGACGAGGAGGCCAGGCTCGCCGACCTCGGCGACCAGTCCTGA
- a CDS encoding homoserine dehydrogenase, which translates to MIEYRNLRVALLGAGSVGAQVVAQLQKHGDELALRAGAGFELIGVAVRDVDAPRTADIPRELLTTDAESLIVGADIVIELIGGIEPARSYILQALNAGADVVTANKALIATHGPELFAAAEQVGAQLYYEAAVAGAIPIIRPLRDSLAGDHVNRILGIVNGTTNYILDRMDTDGQSLEEALAAATELGYAEADPTADIEGYDAAQKAAILASLAFHTAVPIEAVYRQGITSVTGEQVEAARRAGYVIKLLAICERLIDADGDAGVSARVYPALVPRTHPLAAVHGAKNAVFVEAEAAGDLMFYGAGAGGLETASAVLGDVVSAARRHVIGGPGLAESTHADLPLLPIESVSTRYQISLLVNDRPGVLASVAAVFSEHGVSVETVHQSVSSPGDDGAAATATLVIGTHEASEASLADTVEALAAHSDTVRSVTSVLRVEGTD; encoded by the coding sequence ATGATCGAGTACCGAAACTTGCGCGTCGCCCTCCTGGGTGCGGGCTCCGTCGGCGCCCAGGTGGTGGCGCAGCTGCAGAAGCACGGAGACGAGCTCGCGCTTCGCGCCGGCGCCGGCTTCGAACTGATCGGTGTCGCGGTTCGCGATGTCGACGCCCCGCGCACCGCCGACATCCCGCGTGAGCTCCTCACGACGGATGCGGAATCGCTCATCGTGGGCGCCGACATCGTCATCGAGCTGATCGGCGGCATCGAGCCCGCGCGCAGCTACATCCTGCAGGCCCTCAACGCAGGCGCGGACGTCGTCACAGCCAACAAGGCGCTCATCGCGACCCACGGCCCCGAGCTCTTCGCCGCGGCCGAGCAGGTCGGCGCGCAGCTCTACTACGAGGCGGCCGTCGCCGGCGCGATCCCCATCATCCGTCCGCTGCGCGACAGCCTCGCGGGTGACCACGTCAACCGCATCCTGGGCATCGTCAACGGCACGACCAACTACATCCTCGACCGCATGGACACGGATGGCCAGAGCCTCGAGGAGGCCCTCGCCGCCGCGACCGAACTTGGCTACGCGGAGGCCGACCCCACGGCAGACATCGAGGGCTACGACGCCGCGCAGAAGGCGGCGATCCTCGCGAGCCTCGCCTTCCACACTGCCGTGCCCATCGAGGCCGTTTACCGCCAGGGCATCACCTCGGTCACGGGCGAGCAGGTCGAGGCCGCGCGTCGCGCCGGCTACGTCATCAAGCTCCTCGCGATCTGCGAGCGGCTCATCGACGCCGACGGTGACGCCGGGGTGAGCGCGCGGGTCTATCCGGCGCTCGTGCCCCGCACGCACCCGCTCGCCGCAGTGCATGGCGCCAAGAACGCGGTCTTCGTTGAGGCCGAGGCCGCCGGCGACCTCATGTTCTACGGTGCAGGCGCCGGCGGGCTCGAGACCGCCTCGGCCGTGCTGGGTGACGTCGTCTCGGCGGCAAGGCGCCACGTCATCGGCGGCCCGGGCCTCGCGGAGTCGACGCACGCCGACCTGCCCCTGCTGCCGATCGAGAGCGTCAGCACCCGTTACCAGATCAGCCTCCTCGTCAACGACCGGCCCGGTGTGCTCGCTTCCGTCGCCGCCGTGTTCAGCGAGCACGGCGTCTCGGTCGAGACCGTGCACCAGTCGGTCAGCTCGCCCGGCGACGACGGCGCCGCGGCCACCGCTACCCTTGTGATCGGCACGCACGAGGCATCCGAGGCGTCCCTCGCCGATACAGTCGAGGCCCTCGCGGCGCACAGCGACACCGTGAGGTCGGTCACCTCCGTGCTGCGCGTAGAGGGCACCGACTAG
- the thrB gene encoding homoserine kinase: MTTLEAPPIGRSVTVKVPATSANLGPGFDTLGLALALYDDLEVTVREQPGATVEVHGIGEGEVPTDESNLVVRSIRFTLERYGVPVPGLDLVAHNSIPHGRGLGSSGAAIVSGIMAAKGLLEGIVDLDSNALLSIASELEGHPDNVAPALFGGLTIAWTGEHGPQHKKLIVHRGVSPLVCVPEHTLSTELARSLRPASVPHEDAIFNVSRSALLIAALIQSPELLHDATEDRLHQSYRASAMPDTVALVEELRAHGHAAVVSGAGPSVLVLCSDPAERLVAAELVAAHQGVAWQSLMLAVDFKGATVNLHPARPSA, translated from the coding sequence ATGACCACACTGGAGGCCCCGCCGATCGGGAGGTCGGTGACGGTCAAGGTTCCCGCGACCTCCGCGAACCTGGGCCCGGGATTCGACACGCTCGGCCTTGCGCTCGCGCTGTATGACGACCTCGAGGTCACGGTGCGGGAGCAGCCCGGCGCGACCGTCGAGGTGCATGGCATCGGTGAGGGAGAGGTGCCCACGGACGAGTCGAACCTCGTCGTGCGGTCGATCCGCTTCACGCTCGAGCGCTACGGCGTGCCGGTGCCGGGCCTCGACCTCGTCGCGCACAACAGCATCCCGCACGGGCGAGGGCTTGGCTCCTCCGGTGCCGCGATCGTCTCCGGAATCATGGCGGCGAAGGGCCTCCTCGAGGGCATCGTCGACCTCGACTCCAACGCGCTCCTCTCTATTGCATCCGAACTCGAGGGCCACCCCGACAACGTCGCGCCGGCGCTCTTCGGCGGCCTGACGATCGCTTGGACGGGTGAGCACGGCCCCCAGCACAAGAAGCTCATCGTGCACCGCGGTGTCTCGCCGCTCGTGTGCGTGCCCGAGCACACGCTCTCGACCGAGCTGGCCCGCAGCCTCCGCCCTGCCTCTGTGCCGCACGAAGACGCCATCTTCAACGTCTCCCGCTCAGCGCTCCTCATCGCGGCGCTCATCCAGAGCCCCGAACTACTCCACGATGCGACGGAGGACCGCCTGCACCAGAGCTACCGGGCGAGCGCCATGCCCGACACCGTCGCGCTCGTTGAGGAGCTGCGTGCCCACGGCCATGCTGCCGTCGTCTCTGGGGCAGGGCCATCCGTGCTCGTCCTGTGCAGCGACCCCGCTGAACGCCTTGTCGCGGCCGAGCTCGTGGCCGCGCACCAGGGTGTCGCGTGGCAGTCGCTCATGCTCGCCGTTGACTTCAAAGGTGCTACAGTGAACCTGCACCCGGCAAGGCCTTCGGCTTAG
- the lysA gene encoding diaminopimelate decarboxylase: MTSNPLAPDWLAVPADANELDPAIWARSVSRGAEGVIEIGGVPATQLAAEYGTPLYVMDETDVRHRAREARTSFDREFAAVGSSAKVYYAGKAFLSAEVARWVTEEGLYIDVASEGELAVALAAGVDPARLGHHGNNKSLREIDRSVASGVGVIVIDSAEEVERVADAATRHGVRQRVRLRVNSGVHASTHEYLATAREDQKFGIALADAAALVASIRSHDSLEFTGLHAHIGSQIFESVGFGESARRLMNLQAELLKDGPVPELNLGGGFGIAYTSVDEAISLPEIARSLAQIVAAESARLGIPVPVVAVEPGRAIVGPSTFTLYEVGTVKDVLVAMGGTTDAESAVRKYVSVDGGMGDNIRPALYEADYTVRIASRASDADPALVRIAGKHCESGDVVVRADYLPSDVRPGDLVAVPATGAYCWSLSSNYNYLARPAVVAVRDGQARVIVRGETEEDLLSRDAGLVPARRNG; encoded by the coding sequence GTGACCTCCAACCCGCTCGCCCCCGACTGGCTTGCCGTGCCCGCTGACGCCAACGAGCTCGACCCGGCGATCTGGGCCCGCAGCGTCTCCCGCGGGGCAGAGGGCGTCATCGAGATCGGCGGGGTTCCCGCGACACAGCTGGCCGCCGAGTACGGCACGCCCCTCTACGTCATGGACGAAACCGACGTGCGCCACCGTGCTCGCGAGGCCCGCACCTCGTTCGACCGGGAGTTTGCCGCCGTCGGCAGCTCGGCCAAGGTCTACTACGCGGGCAAGGCCTTCCTCTCCGCCGAGGTCGCACGCTGGGTGACCGAAGAGGGCCTGTACATCGACGTCGCGAGCGAAGGCGAACTGGCGGTCGCGCTCGCGGCTGGCGTCGACCCGGCTCGGCTCGGCCACCACGGCAACAACAAGTCGCTCCGCGAGATCGACCGCTCCGTGGCATCCGGTGTCGGGGTCATCGTCATCGACAGCGCCGAAGAGGTCGAGCGCGTCGCTGACGCGGCCACCCGCCACGGAGTGCGCCAGAGGGTGCGCCTGCGCGTCAACAGCGGCGTGCACGCGAGCACGCACGAATACCTCGCCACCGCTCGCGAAGACCAGAAGTTCGGCATCGCCCTTGCGGATGCCGCGGCGCTCGTCGCCAGCATCCGATCGCACGACTCGCTCGAGTTCACCGGGCTGCACGCACACATCGGTTCCCAGATCTTCGAGTCGGTCGGCTTCGGTGAATCCGCCCGCCGGCTCATGAACCTGCAGGCAGAACTGCTCAAGGACGGCCCTGTTCCCGAGCTCAACCTCGGCGGGGGCTTCGGCATTGCCTACACGAGCGTCGACGAGGCCATCTCCCTCCCCGAGATCGCACGCTCCCTCGCCCAGATCGTCGCGGCGGAATCGGCGCGGCTCGGCATCCCCGTGCCCGTCGTGGCGGTCGAACCGGGTCGCGCCATCGTGGGCCCCTCGACGTTCACGCTCTATGAGGTCGGCACGGTCAAAGACGTGCTCGTGGCCATGGGCGGCACGACCGACGCCGAATCCGCCGTGCGCAAGTACGTGAGTGTCGATGGGGGAATGGGCGACAACATCCGGCCGGCCCTCTACGAAGCCGACTACACCGTGCGCATCGCGAGCCGCGCATCCGACGCCGACCCGGCGCTCGTGCGCATCGCGGGCAAGCACTGCGAGAGCGGCGATGTCGTCGTGCGAGCCGACTACCTGCCCTCCGACGTGCGCCCCGGCGACCTCGTCGCCGTGCCGGCGACGGGCGCCTACTGCTGGTCACTCTCCAGCAACTACAACTATCTCGCGCGGCCCGCGGTCGTCGCGGTTCGCGACGGGCAGGCCCGCGTGATCGTGCGCGGCGAGACTGAAGAAGACCTGCTGTCGCGGGATGCGGGACTCGTCCCGGCGAGAAGGAACGGATAG
- a CDS encoding L-threonylcarbamoyladenylate synthase: MATIHDCSDPGELLNGMRLARTAIGRGELVVMPTDTVYGVAADAFKPKAVQRLLDAKGRGRQSPPPVLIPNLATLDALAAEVPDEVRALVDEFWPGGLTVILPARESLDWDLGETAGTVALRMPASPIALALLAETGPLAVSSANLTGQPAATTVQEAERMLGDSVAVYLDGGEGGTQGSTIIDASRVASHGLTIVRHGAVTDAAIAAVLERSTGGGSPA, encoded by the coding sequence ATGGCGACCATTCACGACTGCTCAGACCCGGGCGAACTCCTCAATGGCATGCGCCTCGCGAGGACTGCTATCGGCCGCGGGGAGCTCGTCGTCATGCCGACAGACACCGTCTACGGTGTCGCGGCCGACGCCTTCAAGCCGAAGGCCGTGCAGCGCCTCCTTGATGCCAAGGGCCGCGGTCGCCAGTCGCCTCCGCCCGTGCTGATCCCGAACCTCGCGACCCTCGACGCCCTCGCCGCCGAGGTGCCCGACGAGGTGCGCGCATTGGTCGACGAGTTCTGGCCGGGTGGCCTGACGGTGATCCTGCCCGCCCGCGAGTCGCTCGACTGGGACCTGGGCGAGACGGCGGGCACCGTCGCGCTCCGCATGCCCGCGAGTCCTATCGCGCTTGCGCTGCTCGCAGAGACCGGACCGCTTGCGGTGTCATCCGCGAACCTGACTGGCCAGCCCGCCGCGACGACGGTGCAGGAGGCTGAGCGGATGCTCGGCGACAGCGTCGCGGTCTACCTCGATGGCGGGGAGGGCGGCACCCAGGGCTCGACCATCATCGATGCCTCCCGCGTCGCTTCGCACGGCCTCACGATCGTGCGCCATGGAGCGGTGACGGATGCCGCGATCGCCGCCGTGCTCGAGCGGTCGACGGGTGGCGGCTCTCCCGCATGA
- the thrC gene encoding threonine synthase gives MAHQWRGVIREYADRLDVTDATPVVTLGEGGTPLLPAPALSARTGAKVWVKYEGMNPTGSFKDRGMTMAVTKAVERGAKAVICASTGNTSASAAAYATHAGITAAVLVPEGKIAMGKLAQAIAHNAQLLQVQGNFDDCLDIARDLAENYPVHLVNSVNNDRIEGQKTAAFEVVEVLEDAPDFHFIPVGNAGNYTAYFRGYSEELERGVSTRLPRMFGFQAAGSAPIVDGHVVKNPDTIASAIRIGNPASWELALAARETSDGYFGAISDDKILEAHRILSAEVGIFVEPASAISVAGLLERAEAGIVPAGSTVVLTVTGHGLKDPQWALRGADGADVQPTVVPVDTAQVAGVLGLEKATA, from the coding sequence ATGGCCCACCAATGGCGCGGAGTTATCCGCGAGTACGCTGACCGGCTCGACGTGACGGATGCCACCCCCGTCGTGACCCTCGGCGAAGGCGGCACCCCGCTCCTCCCCGCCCCGGCACTCTCGGCGCGCACAGGCGCGAAGGTGTGGGTCAAGTACGAGGGCATGAACCCGACGGGCTCCTTCAAGGACCGCGGCATGACGATGGCCGTCACGAAGGCCGTCGAGCGCGGCGCCAAGGCCGTCATCTGCGCCTCGACCGGCAACACCTCGGCGTCGGCGGCCGCCTACGCGACACACGCGGGCATCACCGCGGCGGTGCTCGTGCCGGAGGGCAAGATCGCGATGGGCAAGCTCGCGCAGGCGATCGCGCACAATGCGCAGCTCCTCCAGGTGCAGGGCAACTTCGACGACTGCCTCGACATCGCGCGTGACCTCGCCGAGAACTACCCCGTGCACCTCGTGAACTCGGTCAACAACGACCGCATCGAGGGCCAGAAGACGGCCGCGTTCGAGGTCGTCGAGGTGCTCGAGGATGCCCCGGACTTCCACTTCATTCCGGTCGGCAACGCGGGCAACTACACGGCCTACTTCCGGGGCTACAGCGAGGAGCTGGAGCGGGGGGTGTCGACTCGACTGCCCCGGATGTTCGGTTTCCAGGCCGCAGGAAGCGCGCCCATCGTCGACGGCCACGTCGTCAAGAACCCCGACACGATCGCAAGCGCGATCCGCATCGGCAACCCGGCATCGTGGGAGCTCGCCCTCGCGGCGCGCGAGACGAGCGACGGCTACTTCGGCGCCATCAGCGATGACAAGATCCTCGAGGCGCACCGCATCCTCTCCGCCGAGGTCGGCATCTTCGTCGAGCCCGCATCCGCCATCAGCGTCGCCGGCCTGCTCGAGCGCGCGGAAGCTGGCATCGTTCCCGCCGGGTCGACCGTCGTGCTGACCGTCACCGGCCACGGCCTGAAGGACCCGCAGTGGGCACTGCGCGGTGCCGACGGCGCGGATGTGCAGCCGACGGTCGTTCCCGTCGACACGGCACAGGTCGCCGGCGTGCTCGGACTGGAGAAAGCGACGGCATGA
- the prmC gene encoding peptide chain release factor N(5)-glutamine methyltransferase → MSSVAELRTAAVESLAAAGVPTPQVDAELLLGHVLGLSRGEVQARAVTGTEVSETDAAAFTALVRRRASREPLQHITGRAPFRSLELAVGPGVFVPRPETEQVVQLAIDALQAVASPEPLAVDLGSGSGAIALAMATEVPRARVYAAENSPDAFPWTKRNFDESGASNAVLEFVDLGEAFAELEGTVDVVISNPPYIPADAIPRDPEVQLFDPPHALYGGADGLDVVRVVSQRGLALLHSGGLLVMEHGEEQASTISELLRTDGWLAIASHRDLLGRDRATTAIRP, encoded by the coding sequence GTGTCGTCCGTCGCTGAGCTGCGGACTGCCGCGGTCGAGTCGCTTGCCGCGGCAGGAGTGCCGACGCCGCAGGTCGACGCCGAACTCCTGCTCGGGCACGTGCTCGGGCTCAGCCGGGGCGAGGTGCAGGCCCGTGCCGTGACGGGCACAGAGGTCTCGGAGACGGATGCCGCAGCCTTCACGGCCCTCGTGCGCCGCCGTGCGTCGCGCGAACCGCTACAGCACATCACCGGCAGGGCGCCCTTCCGTTCGCTCGAGCTCGCGGTTGGGCCCGGCGTCTTCGTGCCTCGCCCCGAGACGGAGCAGGTCGTGCAGCTCGCGATCGACGCCCTTCAGGCAGTCGCATCGCCGGAGCCGCTTGCGGTCGATCTCGGTTCAGGTTCGGGCGCGATCGCGCTCGCGATGGCGACCGAGGTTCCCCGCGCACGCGTGTACGCGGCTGAGAACTCTCCCGATGCCTTCCCCTGGACGAAGCGCAACTTCGACGAGAGCGGCGCGAGCAACGCCGTGCTCGAGTTCGTCGACCTCGGCGAGGCCTTCGCCGAACTCGAGGGCACGGTCGACGTCGTCATCTCGAACCCGCCCTACATCCCCGCCGACGCGATTCCTCGTGATCCCGAAGTGCAGCTCTTCGACCCGCCTCACGCCCTCTACGGCGGCGCCGACGGCCTCGATGTCGTGCGTGTCGTCTCCCAGCGCGGCCTCGCGCTGCTCCACTCCGGCGGACTGCTCGTCATGGAACATGGCGAGGAGCAGGCATCGACCATCAGCGAGTTGCTCCGCACGGACGGTTGGCTCGCGATCGCGTCCCACCGCGATCTGCTCGGCCGCGACCGCGCGACGACGGCGATCCGGCCATGA
- the rho gene encoding transcription termination factor Rho — protein sequence MTDPTVRAARPDSNADLASMRVPELQALAASLGISGATKLRKGALVDAINETQNTQSSADAEQSSAPQADAAPQAETASQPAPSQNESSERQQAVAAATTSPRKRAPRRATAADGVITTTSAAAETEAAPAEAPAGEPVAEKPARKAPARKRTSPKSATDHANGGESGVDTPAAEAGAGQQSDASDASADAAAPAQKTQGRRGKGRGESEKTGASKAAESGDQREQQEASHQERQAQDAAERNGREQNGDQNGADKNGGAADRDGDDSGDDSGDRPQRSRNRNRNRKGSDRGNDQQQKDEQQGDQNDRGRGRQQQGDDTERGGRGRYRDRKRRGGGDDFEPEISEDDVLIPVAGILDVLDNYAFVRTTGYLPGNNDVYVSLGQVKKYHLRKGDAIVGAIRQPRDGDNQGGRQKYNAIVKIDSINGLPIEQAGERVHFGDLTPLYPSERLRLETEQQKLTTRIIDLVSPIGKGQRGLIVSPPKAGKTLVLQAIANSIAKNNPEVHLMVVLVDERPEEVTDMQRTVKGEVIASTFDRPAEDHTTVAELAIERAKRLVELGHDVVVLLDSITRLGRAYNLAAPASGRILSGGVDSSALYPPKRFFGAARNIEDGGSLTILATALVETGSKMDEVIFEEFKGTGNMELRLSRQLADKRIFPAVDVNASGTRREEMLMGVDEVKVTWKLRRALAGLDTQQALEIVLGKLRETQSNVEFLMQIQKSLPGASANKED from the coding sequence GTGACTGATCCCACAGTCCGCGCCGCACGGCCGGACTCGAACGCAGATCTGGCATCGATGCGCGTCCCCGAGCTTCAGGCTCTTGCGGCGTCCCTCGGCATCAGTGGCGCGACCAAACTTCGCAAAGGAGCCCTCGTGGACGCAATCAACGAGACCCAGAACACGCAGTCGTCGGCCGACGCGGAGCAGAGCTCCGCACCCCAGGCTGACGCTGCACCCCAGGCCGAGACGGCTTCGCAGCCCGCGCCGAGCCAGAATGAATCCTCTGAGCGCCAGCAGGCCGTAGCGGCCGCGACGACGTCGCCGCGCAAGCGTGCGCCGCGACGGGCGACGGCAGCCGACGGCGTCATCACGACGACGAGCGCGGCAGCTGAGACCGAGGCAGCACCGGCTGAGGCGCCCGCGGGCGAGCCCGTCGCCGAGAAGCCGGCGCGCAAGGCGCCCGCGCGCAAGCGCACCTCGCCCAAGTCGGCGACCGACCACGCCAACGGTGGCGAGTCCGGCGTCGACACGCCCGCTGCCGAAGCTGGCGCAGGCCAGCAGTCGGATGCCAGTGACGCGAGCGCCGACGCTGCGGCTCCGGCGCAGAAGACGCAGGGCCGCCGCGGCAAGGGTCGCGGCGAGTCCGAGAAGACCGGTGCTTCGAAGGCCGCCGAGAGCGGCGACCAGCGCGAGCAGCAGGAGGCCTCGCACCAGGAGCGCCAGGCCCAGGATGCCGCCGAGCGCAACGGGCGCGAGCAGAACGGTGACCAGAACGGTGCCGACAAGAACGGCGGCGCCGCCGACCGCGACGGCGACGACTCGGGCGACGACTCGGGCGACCGTCCCCAGCGCAGCCGCAACCGCAACCGCAACCGCAAGGGCAGCGACCGCGGCAACGACCAGCAGCAGAAAGACGAGCAGCAGGGCGACCAGAACGACCGTGGTCGTGGGCGCCAGCAGCAGGGAGACGACACCGAGCGCGGGGGACGAGGCCGTTACCGCGACCGCAAGCGTCGCGGCGGCGGCGACGACTTCGAGCCGGAAATCAGCGAGGATGACGTGCTCATCCCCGTCGCCGGCATCCTCGATGTGCTCGACAACTACGCCTTCGTGCGCACGACGGGCTACCTTCCCGGCAACAACGACGTCTACGTCTCCCTCGGCCAGGTCAAGAAGTACCACCTGCGCAAGGGCGACGCGATCGTCGGCGCCATCCGCCAGCCGCGCGACGGCGATAACCAGGGCGGCCGCCAGAAGTACAACGCGATCGTCAAGATCGACTCGATCAACGGGCTCCCCATCGAGCAGGCCGGCGAGCGGGTGCACTTCGGTGACCTGACGCCGCTCTACCCCTCGGAGCGCCTGCGCCTCGAGACCGAGCAGCAGAAGCTGACCACCCGCATCATCGACCTCGTGTCGCCGATCGGCAAGGGCCAGCGCGGCCTCATCGTCTCGCCGCCCAAGGCAGGCAAGACCCTCGTGCTGCAGGCCATCGCGAACTCGATCGCCAAGAACAACCCCGAGGTCCACCTCATGGTCGTCCTGGTCGACGAGCGGCCCGAAGAGGTCACCGACATGCAGCGCACCGTCAAGGGTGAGGTCATCGCCTCCACCTTCGACCGGCCGGCTGAGGACCACACCACGGTCGCCGAGCTCGCGATCGAGCGCGCCAAGCGTCTCGTCGAGCTCGGACACGACGTCGTCGTGCTCCTCGACTCGATCACCCGCCTTGGGCGCGCCTACAACCTGGCGGCTCCCGCCTCCGGTCGCATCCTCTCGGGTGGCGTCGACTCCTCGGCGCTCTACCCGCCGAAGCGCTTCTTCGGTGCCGCGCGCAACATCGAGGACGGCGGCTCGCTGACGATCCTCGCGACGGCGCTCGTCGAGACCGGGTCCAAGATGGACGAGGTCATCTTCGAAGAGTTCAAGGGCACCGGCAACATGGAGCTCCGCCTCTCGCGCCAGCTGGCCGACAAGCGCATCTTCCCTGCCGTCGACGTCAACGCATCCGGAACCCGCCGCGAGGAGATGCTCATGGGCGTCGACGAGGTCAAGGTCACCTGGAAGCTGCGTCGTGCCCTCGCGGGCCTCGACACGCAGCAGGCGCTCGAGATCGTGCTCGGCAAGCTGCGTGAGACGCAGTCGAACGTCGAGTTCCTCATGCAGATCCAGAAGTCCCTCCCGGGCGCCTCGGCGAACAAGGAGGACTGA
- a CDS encoding LmeA family phospholipid-binding protein, translated as MARRPVDPRNPKPSVGRRILKAIIGLTVAAAMLAGAFVLIDMGLRDFAETRAEAEIKRRVPGKSVGADVTINGFSMLMQVARGELDDVDVTFTLGSEGLDRLAENAGYTGDVTIADGAIAVGSEIEVLGTVIPFSVALEPTLDETGHLVLTAVGVTAGDAVDIDLSQFVDLATAGVKVCSASLLPESIRLTGVTVSDGALEFTAHGSGVPTDLDALSTRGECVTEDAAEGEAPAE; from the coding sequence ATGGCTCGCCGGCCCGTCGATCCGCGCAACCCGAAGCCAAGCGTCGGCCGACGCATCCTGAAGGCGATCATCGGCCTCACGGTCGCCGCGGCAATGCTGGCTGGCGCCTTCGTGCTGATCGACATGGGCCTGCGCGACTTCGCCGAAACGAGGGCCGAGGCCGAGATCAAGCGGCGCGTGCCGGGCAAGTCGGTGGGGGCGGATGTCACCATCAACGGCTTCTCGATGCTGATGCAGGTCGCGCGGGGTGAACTCGATGACGTCGACGTGACCTTCACGCTCGGTTCGGAGGGCCTCGACCGGCTCGCTGAGAACGCGGGGTACACGGGCGACGTGACCATCGCCGACGGTGCGATTGCCGTGGGCAGCGAGATCGAGGTGCTCGGCACGGTCATCCCGTTCTCGGTCGCGCTCGAGCCGACGCTCGACGAGACGGGCCACCTCGTGCTGACGGCGGTCGGCGTTACAGCGGGTGACGCGGTCGACATCGACCTCAGCCAGTTCGTCGACCTCGCCACCGCTGGAGTGAAGGTCTGCTCGGCGTCACTCCTGCCCGAGTCGATCCGGCTCACGGGCGTCACGGTCAGCGACGGTGCGCTCGAGTTCACGGCCCACGGCAGCGGAGTGCCCACGGATCTCGACGCCCTCTCCACGCGTGGGGAGTGCGTCACGGAAGACGCCGCGGAGGGCGAAGCGCCCGCCGAGTAA